One Candidatus Paceibacterota bacterium genomic window carries:
- a CDS encoding HlyD family efflux transporter periplasmic adaptor subunit, translating to MHKYKKIKLWFLAHKIIGLIVVLAIVFGAYQIYKHYTAPSTEPRYILATVEKGTITSSVTGTGQVSASNQIELKAKVSGEVVALNAKTGDEIKAGSTILQIDSFDAGIELENAKIAYKDLITVEPLDIIKAQNTLNNAESSLTTAYNNALGTLTASSFDMSKVHDDLNSLLSGNGYLRQTNYGLDGTERTYRTKAYESFVTAETAFYAFQKDIVGISAKTNPEIIEAKVINGYQTANIVAKAAKDAKDAVSYTSRYAEASDTDASEANAAVSSLTATINSAVANLLSAKESIASGKRNLEETRLNLADVKNGPKETDVKSSELNVRQKEKAYYDHFITAPFNGIVGRLDVEKNDSISSGSVVGIFLSKTKIADISLNEVDIAHIKVGQKVTLTFDAVEGLSISGEVVEMDLVGTVTQGVVNYNVKVAFNTEDDRVKAGMSANAVIVTSTIGNVLAIPNSAVKIRGEKHYVEILPDASGDTSSKSGVTSSALPIQQEIEIGTAGDTKTEITSGLKEGDKIIVRTIAASASPTTSQAPSIFGGGTRTTTGGGANRGTTGR from the coding sequence ATGCACAAATATAAAAAAATAAAATTGTGGTTTCTCGCTCATAAAATTATTGGATTAATAGTAGTTCTTGCTATCGTTTTCGGCGCCTACCAAATCTATAAGCACTACACTGCCCCCTCGACCGAACCTCGATACATCCTCGCAACTGTCGAAAAAGGTACTATTACCTCTTCGGTCACCGGAACAGGCCAAGTTTCCGCTTCGAATCAAATTGAACTCAAAGCAAAAGTTTCTGGCGAAGTAGTGGCCCTCAATGCGAAAACGGGTGATGAAATAAAAGCTGGAAGCACTATTCTTCAGATAGACTCATTCGATGCGGGCATTGAACTCGAAAACGCAAAAATTGCTTATAAAGACCTCATTACTGTCGAACCACTTGATATTATAAAGGCGCAAAATACCCTCAATAATGCCGAGAGTTCACTCACTACCGCCTACAACAATGCTCTCGGAACCCTTACAGCATCTTCCTTCGATATGTCTAAAGTTCACGACGATCTTAATTCCCTTTTGTCGGGAAATGGATATTTACGCCAGACAAACTACGGTCTGGATGGAACTGAGAGAACATACCGAACGAAGGCATACGAAAGTTTCGTAACCGCAGAAACAGCTTTTTACGCATTTCAGAAAGATATCGTTGGTATTTCAGCGAAAACGAATCCTGAAATTATAGAAGCTAAGGTCATAAATGGATACCAAACCGCGAATATAGTCGCCAAAGCTGCAAAAGACGCGAAAGATGCAGTCTCATACACAAGCCGATACGCGGAAGCAAGCGATACGGACGCGAGTGAAGCAAATGCAGCGGTAAGCTCGCTCACAGCCACAATAAACTCTGCCGTAGCAAACCTTCTTTCAGCCAAAGAATCTATTGCATCAGGAAAACGAAACCTTGAAGAAACGAGGCTCAACCTTGCCGACGTAAAAAACGGGCCAAAAGAGACAGACGTAAAATCAAGCGAACTAAATGTGCGTCAAAAAGAAAAAGCCTACTACGATCACTTTATTACAGCTCCTTTTAATGGCATCGTAGGCCGGCTGGACGTAGAAAAGAATGATTCGATTTCGAGTGGGAGTGTAGTTGGCATCTTTCTCAGTAAAACAAAGATCGCCGATATTTCCCTTAATGAAGTAGACATCGCTCATATCAAAGTCGGACAAAAAGTAACGCTGACCTTCGATGCAGTAGAAGGACTTTCTATTTCTGGAGAAGTCGTCGAGATGGACCTTGTGGGCACAGTCACGCAGGGAGTGGTGAATTACAATGTAAAAGTCGCATTCAACACCGAAGATGACCGGGTAAAAGCTGGGATGAGCGCGAACGCGGTGATTGTGACAAGCACGATAGGAAATGTACTGGCGATACCAAATAGCGCTGTAAAAATAAGGGGTGAAAAACATTATGTAGAAATTCTCCCCGATGCTTCAGGAGATACTTCCTCAAAATCAGGAGTGACTTCATCTGCTTTGCCGATTCAGCAAGAAATAGAGATTGGCACTGCGGGTGATACAAAGACAGAAATCACTTCGGGACTCAAAGAAGGAGATAAGATCATTGTACGAACGATTGCCGCATCGGCATCCCCCACAACTTCTCAAGCACCGAGCATCTTTGGGGGAGGAACGCGTACAACAACTGGAGGCGGAGCAAATCGCGGTACAACAGGAAGATAG
- a CDS encoding ABC transporter ATP-binding protein, translating into MIEIKDVTKTYSSGNLAFQALRGVSFSITNGEFVAIMGPSGSGKSTLMHILGALDTPTSGKYFLDGKDVSLLSDDELANIRRDKIGFVFQAFNLLPRATVLRNVMLPLVYDGIKKEERIIRAQKALKAAGLEQDHFLHLSNQLSGGQIQRVAIARALVNNPKLILADEPTGNLDTKTGEIVLGTFQRLNEEEGRTIVLITHESDVAEHAERIIHIKDGLVLSDSKKHTRRIIHKSETR; encoded by the coding sequence ATGATTGAAATCAAAGATGTCACAAAAACATACTCATCAGGAAATTTGGCGTTTCAAGCGCTTCGCGGAGTAAGCTTCTCGATTACTAATGGAGAATTTGTCGCAATTATGGGGCCGTCAGGTTCGGGGAAATCTACGCTCATGCACATCCTCGGAGCTCTCGACACTCCCACTTCTGGAAAATATTTTCTAGATGGAAAAGATGTGAGTTTACTAAGCGATGATGAACTGGCAAACATACGAAGAGATAAAATCGGCTTTGTATTCCAAGCTTTCAATCTTCTTCCGCGAGCCACCGTGCTTCGCAATGTGATGCTCCCGCTCGTATATGACGGAATAAAAAAAGAGGAACGGATAATTCGTGCACAGAAGGCATTAAAAGCCGCGGGACTCGAACAAGATCATTTTCTCCACCTTTCAAACCAGCTCTCTGGAGGACAAATCCAGCGCGTGGCAATTGCGAGAGCGCTTGTGAACAATCCGAAACTCATTCTCGCAGATGAACCGACCGGAAACCTTGATACAAAAACTGGAGAGATTGTGCTCGGCACATTCCAGCGTTTAAATGAAGAGGAGGGGCGCACCATTGTACTTATCACCCACGAATCGGATGTTGCGGAACATGCTGAAAGGATTATTCATATCAAAGACGGATTGGTATTAAGCGACAGCAAAAAGCATACGCGAAGAATTATTCACAAAAGCGAAACAAGATGA
- a CDS encoding AAA family ATPase, whose amino-acid sequence MTDFHFKKIEYFDLRKEVRSGKLPNVIGRTEEMERLTRVVTRKISNNVLVVGSNGIGKTTLVYGWIKKMAGKKEFDSLQFIQLDAEHLYELENEAYAKYFEQALTTLPPSVVFIDNFGRAVLGNSSLLKNIFRLYQILLKKSHVRIVLALEPNEYAWLEREHPAFVKSFETIQVKNQTSLEYAQILERALPNLNGEHVLVSDTVLKEIVGFVERFPKLGQLPRGAVSLLDESLAYAVSLGKKELSDDIIASVVAGKTGIPKAQLKPDELHVLKNLESVLSERIINQKGAIKKIAATLQRAKLGIRNPNKPLGSFLMLGPSGVGKTETAKLIAENMFGRSETFIRFDMSEFGQDHTVQRLIGAPAGYIGYESGGALTNALREEPHSLILLDEIEKAHPKVFDIFLQVLDDGRLTSGQNETVDARHSIIMATSNIAVDEILKEFEKGNDVGSEAFLKEKIIPALAKTFRLEFLNRFDSILIFNPLSLKGLVEVAQLEIKKIEARLSKHRVQFDIDPALLEARIKTMVDPRFGARPVKRFIEETCESLLARSLLNKK is encoded by the coding sequence ATGACTGATTTTCATTTTAAAAAAATTGAATATTTTGATCTTCGAAAAGAAGTTCGCTCGGGCAAATTGCCGAACGTTATTGGCCGTACCGAGGAAATGGAACGGCTTACACGTGTCGTGACTCGAAAGATAAGCAACAATGTCCTCGTTGTTGGCTCAAATGGCATCGGGAAAACTACCCTTGTTTATGGCTGGATAAAAAAGATGGCAGGGAAGAAAGAGTTTGATTCGCTCCAATTTATCCAACTTGATGCGGAGCATTTGTATGAGCTTGAAAATGAAGCCTATGCAAAATATTTTGAGCAAGCACTGACGACCTTGCCTCCATCTGTAGTTTTTATAGATAATTTTGGAAGAGCGGTACTTGGCAACAGTTCACTCCTTAAAAATATTTTTCGCCTCTATCAGATACTTCTGAAAAAGTCGCACGTGCGAATCGTTTTGGCCCTTGAACCTAATGAATATGCATGGCTCGAGCGGGAACATCCTGCATTTGTTAAATCTTTTGAAACGATACAAGTGAAGAATCAAACTTCGCTTGAGTACGCGCAAATCCTTGAAAGAGCACTACCAAATCTGAATGGGGAACATGTTTTGGTTTCGGATACGGTGCTCAAAGAAATTGTGGGCTTTGTGGAACGATTTCCCAAACTGGGGCAATTGCCTCGGGGAGCAGTCAGTCTTCTTGATGAAAGTCTTGCCTATGCTGTGTCGCTTGGGAAGAAAGAGCTTTCGGATGACATTATTGCTTCTGTCGTTGCGGGCAAAACTGGAATTCCTAAAGCGCAATTGAAGCCCGATGAGCTTCATGTGCTCAAAAATCTTGAGTCTGTTTTGAGCGAAAGAATAATCAACCAAAAAGGAGCAATAAAGAAGATTGCGGCGACGCTCCAGAGAGCGAAATTGGGAATTCGAAATCCGAATAAACCATTGGGCTCGTTTCTTATGCTCGGCCCTTCTGGGGTGGGGAAAACCGAAACAGCAAAACTTATCGCAGAAAATATGTTCGGCCGAAGCGAAACATTTATCCGTTTTGATATGTCGGAATTCGGGCAGGATCACACTGTGCAGAGGCTTATCGGCGCTCCAGCGGGGTACATCGGGTATGAAAGTGGAGGAGCACTTACCAACGCGCTTCGGGAAGAACCTCACAGTCTCATTCTCCTCGATGAAATTGAGAAGGCACACCCGAAAGTATTCGATATTTTTCTTCAAGTTCTTGATGATGGGCGGCTCACATCTGGCCAGAATGAAACCGTCGATGCTCGCCACTCTATCATTATGGCGACTTCGAATATTGCTGTGGATGAGATTCTCAAAGAATTTGAAAAGGGAAATGATGTGGGAAGCGAAGCCTTTCTCAAAGAAAAGATTATTCCAGCGCTTGCGAAGACTTTCCGCCTTGAATTTTTGAATCGTTTCGACAGTATTCTTATTTTCAATCCGCTTTCTCTCAAAGGCCTTGTCGAAGTTGCACAGCTTGAAATCAAGAAAATTGAAGCACGACTCTCCAAACATAGAGTGCAGTTCGATATTGATCCTGCGCTTCTTGAGGCGAGAATTAAGACTATGGTTGATCCACGATTCGGCGCACGTCCTGTGAAGCGATTTATTGAGGAGACATGTGAATCGCTTCTTGCTCGTTCCTTGCTTAATAAAAAGTAA
- a CDS encoding MarR family winged helix-turn-helix transcriptional regulator: MKQKVPIEIVLRPTFRFAFTMARLSGRILRNEIGIGISQFRMLAALSNLPNSSQKKIASFWDVTEASISRQIQNLLAKDLIVKTKNPENIRSPFLNVSEKGKKLLKKSLHHIDRHAETTFNTITPEERKTLSRLLEKMFVCAKKEVEI; the protein is encoded by the coding sequence ATGAAACAAAAAGTACCTATAGAAATAGTGCTTCGTCCCACATTCCGATTCGCCTTTACGATGGCACGCTTGAGCGGCAGAATTCTGCGCAATGAAATTGGCATCGGCATCTCGCAATTTAGGATGCTCGCTGCCCTCTCCAACCTGCCGAACTCTTCGCAGAAAAAGATCGCCAGCTTCTGGGACGTCACCGAAGCCTCGATCAGCCGGCAAATCCAAAATCTCCTTGCAAAAGATCTTATTGTGAAGACAAAGAATCCAGAAAATATTCGAAGTCCTTTTTTAAATGTGAGCGAAAAAGGAAAAAAACTTTTAAAAAAATCACTCCACCACATCGATCGTCATGCCGAGACCACCTTCAACACCATCACTCCCGAGGAACGAAAAACCCTTTCTCGCCTACTTGAAAAAATGTTCGTCTGCGCGAAAAAAGAAGTCGAAATCTAA
- a CDS encoding TIM barrel protein, with protein MTQERIVRPQRVSHFACQSVFLTLGKQGGFKTLDDFLKFAKNDCGFEAVSIPTCPPLIDMAQASKSKSYCADLLGKYEKHGLPLLRLEGHTSTQCVCLDPSRKLKFGHFMSPKFRKLKHRQIEKLAVKEVKKAIDVTAALGLKHLVAFCGGRSFAVAQAKWAAWPKYFAAWSLALLAYKWNDILEYAAERGVILMFEIGHPENDLLTAQNCIDFRKMLTPKARKAFGVNADRSHFRNVGTDELNHFRRILKDGIPITNHYKDGIYVDRGDGTASPYGGLEPWSNSAGTFATIGIVGDETALQEYNGLMAEAHATQEGGVDIHHEAECVFIPNPKQGMIVGAHNCRALRDETPLIRFNNVAPDTDLTPFSTMGRRELVGADGAPMVLKRWGGGPFDKFADIPVSAPELLSLLADERDGCVAILERAGYTEAAAIRN; from the coding sequence ATGACGCAGGAAAGAATAGTCAGACCGCAAAGAGTCTCACACTTTGCGTGCCAGTCGGTCTTTTTGACCCTAGGCAAGCAGGGAGGATTCAAGACGCTCGACGATTTCCTGAAGTTCGCGAAGAACGACTGCGGATTCGAAGCCGTCAGCATCCCGACCTGCCCGCCGCTCATCGACATGGCTCAAGCGAGCAAAAGCAAGAGCTACTGCGCCGATCTGCTCGGCAAGTACGAGAAACACGGCCTTCCGCTTCTGCGCCTCGAAGGCCATACGTCCACACAGTGCGTATGTCTCGATCCGTCACGAAAGCTGAAGTTCGGCCACTTCATGAGCCCGAAGTTCCGGAAGTTGAAGCATCGCCAAATCGAAAAGCTGGCCGTCAAGGAAGTCAAGAAAGCGATCGATGTGACGGCGGCACTGGGTCTCAAACATCTCGTCGCGTTCTGCGGTGGGCGTTCGTTCGCCGTGGCACAAGCGAAATGGGCGGCGTGGCCGAAGTATTTCGCGGCCTGGTCGCTCGCGCTTCTGGCGTACAAATGGAACGACATCCTGGAATACGCGGCGGAGCGCGGCGTGATCCTCATGTTCGAGATCGGACATCCGGAAAACGATCTCCTGACTGCACAAAACTGCATCGACTTCCGCAAGATGCTTACTCCGAAGGCCCGCAAAGCGTTCGGCGTGAACGCGGATCGGTCGCATTTCCGGAACGTCGGGACAGATGAGTTGAATCACTTCCGACGCATATTGAAAGATGGGATCCCGATCACCAATCATTACAAGGACGGGATCTACGTCGATCGCGGAGATGGAACGGCTTCGCCCTATGGCGGACTCGAGCCGTGGAGCAATTCCGCGGGGACGTTTGCCACAATCGGTATCGTCGGTGACGAGACGGCCCTGCAGGAGTACAACGGGCTGATGGCAGAAGCCCACGCAACACAAGAAGGTGGAGTGGACATACACCACGAAGCCGAATGTGTGTTCATCCCTAACCCGAAACAGGGGATGATCGTCGGGGCGCACAACTGCCGCGCACTCCGCGATGAAACACCGCTCATCCGGTTCAATAACGTAGCACCGGATACTGATCTCACTCCGTTCTCTACTATGGGACGACGCGAACTCGTAGGCGCAGACGGAGCGCCGATGGTTTTGAAGCGGTGGGGCGGTGGGCCATTCGACAAGTTCGCTGATATCCCGGTTTCCGCACCGGAGCTTCTGTCGCTCTTGGCCGATGAACGGGATGGCTGTGTGGCAATCCTGGAACGAGCAGGATACACAGAGGCTGCCGCAATCAGAAACTAA
- a CDS encoding CYTH domain-containing protein — protein MAHEIETKVLDIDSGDLIAKLTKLGAKRTKETRLIVDWFGPKGLTHAGDDPWFLRIRQNSEGKREVTWKAKSEILGTARKHKEINFNIEESEKLADLFEEFGLELYGHQEKDRISFVLKDWVFDIDQYPKMPAYLEIEGSSEEHVKEAIVLLGLSKNKTWAKGERTLINDIYGLDWFHMKF, from the coding sequence ATGGCGCATGAAATTGAGACGAAGGTTTTGGATATCGACAGCGGGGATTTGATCGCGAAACTCACAAAACTTGGAGCAAAAAGAACCAAAGAGACTCGTCTGATTGTGGATTGGTTTGGTCCGAAGGGACTTACTCATGCAGGTGATGATCCGTGGTTTCTTCGAATTAGGCAGAATTCAGAAGGGAAACGTGAAGTGACGTGGAAAGCCAAATCAGAAATTTTGGGAACTGCTCGCAAGCACAAAGAAATTAATTTTAATATTGAGGAATCCGAAAAATTAGCCGATCTTTTTGAAGAATTTGGTCTCGAGCTTTACGGCCATCAGGAAAAAGATAGGATCTCTTTTGTTTTGAAAGACTGGGTATTTGATATCGATCAGTATCCAAAAATGCCAGCGTATCTGGAAATCGAAGGGAGCAGTGAAGAACACGTGAAAGAAGCAATCGTGCTTCTCGGTCTTTCAAAAAATAAAACGTGGGCTAAAGGAGAAAGAACGCTTATAAACGACATTTACGGGCTTGATTGGTTCCATATGAAGTTTTAA
- a CDS encoding type IV secretion system DNA-binding domain-containing protein — MSFITIGANEYHGRRTLIGMNEKDRLRHMYMIGKTGVGKSTVFQNMCLQDIKEGHGVCFIDPHGESVDWLLSHIPKERLEDVILFDPSDTEFPFGLNLLEARDDQEKDFLVGECIQIFYKLFDPEKTGIIGPQFEHWLRNAALTVMAGPEGGSLLEIPKLFVDKEFEMKKRKELKDGTVIDFWTKQMAKTSDFHKSEMLNYFLSKFGHFMNNKLMRNIIGQRTSSFNFDALMNSNKILLVNLSKGKIGDINAHMLGLILISRLQGAIQRRANESANRRVPFYLYVDEFQNFTTETFTSLLSESRKYALGIHITNQYLAQLPETIKKAVLGNIGTMLAFEVGAEDAEILEKEFEPMTVDDFLGLPRFHFYIKLMIDGKTSTAFSGIGLPPESEKYASRIKDKIITLNRLAYGIPQILAEKKMEQALEY, encoded by the coding sequence ATGTCATTTATCACCATCGGAGCAAATGAATATCACGGCAGACGCACTCTCATCGGGATGAATGAGAAAGATCGTCTTCGACATATGTATATGATCGGGAAGACTGGAGTTGGAAAGTCAACCGTTTTCCAAAATATGTGTCTCCAAGATATAAAAGAGGGTCATGGGGTTTGTTTTATTGATCCCCACGGAGAATCCGTTGATTGGCTTCTTTCACATATTCCGAAAGAGAGGCTTGAAGATGTTATCCTTTTTGATCCGAGTGATACGGAATTTCCTTTTGGATTAAATCTCTTGGAAGCACGGGATGATCAAGAAAAAGATTTTTTGGTGGGGGAATGCATCCAAATATTTTATAAATTATTTGACCCGGAAAAGACTGGAATCATCGGGCCTCAATTCGAGCATTGGCTTCGAAACGCTGCTTTGACTGTAATGGCGGGGCCGGAAGGGGGAAGTCTTCTTGAAATTCCAAAGCTTTTCGTGGATAAAGAATTTGAGATGAAGAAGCGGAAAGAATTGAAAGACGGAACGGTTATTGATTTCTGGACGAAACAAATGGCGAAGACTTCGGATTTTCACAAGAGTGAAATGCTCAACTATTTCCTCTCGAAATTCGGGCATTTTATGAACAATAAACTGATGCGAAATATCATTGGTCAGCGCACCAGCAGTTTCAATTTTGACGCCTTGATGAACAGCAATAAAATTCTCTTGGTGAATCTCTCAAAAGGAAAAATCGGGGATATAAATGCACATATGCTCGGTCTCATTCTCATTTCGCGTCTTCAGGGCGCGATACAAAGACGTGCAAATGAATCTGCAAATAGGCGCGTGCCGTTCTATCTTTACGTCGATGAGTTTCAAAATTTCACGACTGAGACATTCACGAGCCTCCTGAGTGAATCTCGAAAATATGCTTTGGGAATTCACATTACCAATCAGTATTTAGCGCAACTTCCGGAGACGATAAAAAAAGCTGTGCTTGGAAATATCGGCACAATGCTTGCATTTGAAGTTGGCGCTGAGGACGCGGAGATTTTGGAGAAAGAATTTGAGCCGATGACCGTCGATGATTTTCTGGGGCTTCCTCGCTTTCATTTTTATATAAAACTTATGATTGATGGAAAGACGAGCACTGCTTTCTCTGGCATCGGCCTTCCTCCTGAATCGGAAAAATATGCTTCACGTATAAAAGATAAAATTATTACCTTGAACCGTCTTGCGTATGGAATCCCACAGATTCTTGCGGAAAAAAAGATGGAGCAGGCTCTTGAGTATTAG
- a CDS encoding HD domain-containing protein: MEHLTKLFHILELTRKQPQYGYAVNGGDMPLSNLAEHQYLVAMLAWQIAASLNAKGAKIDIKKVLELSLVHDLGELFGGDISMRYRKANPEAYKHAKKFEIENQRYLSGLFGAQKGYFADLLKEEQAFESDESRIAKIADYIEAVHFKMYANKFMKSDVKLISSTFIKMIQGMKDKIAKKFLTKFVQSWKRDMLKDISFADTVAKIFS, encoded by the coding sequence ATGGAACACCTTACGAAACTTTTCCATATTTTGGAACTCACCCGCAAACAGCCGCAATATGGGTATGCCGTAAATGGCGGAGACATGCCGCTTTCGAATTTGGCAGAGCATCAATATTTGGTAGCAATGCTTGCATGGCAGATCGCCGCTTCTCTTAATGCAAAAGGTGCAAAGATCGACATAAAAAAAGTTCTTGAACTTTCGCTCGTGCATGATCTGGGCGAACTCTTTGGGGGCGATATTTCTATGCGATACAGGAAAGCAAATCCCGAAGCTTATAAGCACGCTAAGAAATTTGAAATAGAAAATCAGCGCTATCTTTCCGGTCTTTTTGGTGCACAGAAAGGATATTTTGCAGATCTTTTAAAAGAAGAACAAGCTTTTGAATCAGATGAATCGCGGATCGCAAAAATTGCTGATTATATAGAGGCTGTGCATTTTAAAATGTATGCCAATAAATTCATGAAATCTGACGTAAAGCTCATCAGCTCGACTTTTATCAAAATGATACAAGGCATGAAAGACAAGATTGCGAAGAAGTTTCTTACGAAGTTCGTTCAGAGTTGGAAAAGGGACATGCTGAAGGATATTTCTTTTGCGGACACGGTGGCTAAAATTTTCTCTTAA
- a CDS encoding NUDIX domain-containing protein, translating to MVDSKELKPRVGMGVIVFKDGKILLAKRKGQFGNGEYQFPGGHLEYMETFEECAMRETKEECDIEIKNIRFVSVGTTKLYPPRHYVHIGMSADWSSGEPRVMEPEKSGEWDWYPLDNLPEPLFSGSKVILENYQKKRVYFNS from the coding sequence ATGGTTGATTCAAAAGAATTAAAACCCAGAGTGGGGATGGGTGTCATTGTTTTCAAAGACGGAAAAATTCTTTTAGCTAAAAGAAAAGGGCAATTTGGCAATGGAGAATATCAATTTCCCGGGGGACATTTGGAGTATATGGAGACGTTTGAAGAGTGCGCAATGCGCGAAACGAAAGAGGAATGCGATATTGAAATAAAAAATATTCGATTTGTTTCGGTTGGTACGACGAAATTATATCCCCCTCGGCATTATGTTCATATCGGGATGTCGGCAGATTGGTCAAGCGGAGAGCCGCGGGTGATGGAGCCAGAAAAAAGCGGAGAATGGGATTGGTATCCGCTCGATAATCTGCCAGAGCCTCTTTTCTCGGGATCGAAAGTTATTTTAGAAAATTACCAGAAAAAAAGAGTTTACTTCAATTCATGA
- a CDS encoding ABC transporter permease: MTTLDILQETYTALSSNKVRTSLTMLGIVIGIGSVIAMVSIGQGAKVQIQSSIESLGSNLLTILPGVVQPGRGLVSSGRGSAQSLKNEDVDIIKTIEGIAALSPELSRRFQVSAPTGNNTNTTVNGVLPAYLEVKNLSVAEGNFLSDASIRSIGREAVLGANIAKDLFGEADPLGKTIRINNTIFRVVGILTAKGGAGFSGPDDLVIIPLSTMQKVLSGVDYLSALYVSVTDKEQMNTVRDLITTALLEKHRVDEADFSIISQEDILGTLSTVVNTFTLFLASIAGISLVVGGIGIMNMMLTTVTERTKEIGLRKAIGAKRSDINTQFLVEAIALTFIGGFIGIVLGWSIASLVTYFGIVQTQVSLSSVLLAFGVSTAIGIIFGYYPARRAAKLNPIEALRYE; encoded by the coding sequence ATGACAACGCTGGACATCCTTCAAGAAACATACACCGCTCTTTCTTCGAACAAAGTTCGCACTAGCCTTACTATGCTCGGTATTGTGATAGGAATCGGCTCTGTGATTGCAATGGTCTCTATCGGACAGGGCGCAAAAGTACAAATACAATCTTCAATTGAAAGTCTCGGTTCAAACCTTCTCACCATTTTGCCCGGAGTCGTACAGCCGGGACGAGGGCTCGTCTCGTCAGGAAGAGGTTCCGCTCAAAGTCTCAAAAATGAGGATGTGGATATTATAAAAACAATCGAAGGAATCGCCGCACTTTCTCCAGAATTATCGAGAAGGTTTCAAGTAAGCGCTCCAACAGGAAATAATACGAACACCACAGTAAATGGAGTTCTCCCGGCGTATCTCGAAGTAAAAAATCTCTCTGTTGCGGAGGGAAATTTCTTAAGCGACGCGAGCATAAGAAGCATCGGAAGAGAGGCCGTGCTTGGAGCAAATATTGCAAAAGATCTTTTTGGCGAGGCAGACCCGTTGGGAAAAACAATTCGCATAAACAATACTATCTTTCGAGTTGTTGGAATATTGACAGCGAAAGGAGGTGCAGGATTTTCCGGACCAGATGATTTAGTTATCATTCCCCTCTCCACAATGCAGAAAGTCTTAAGCGGAGTGGATTATCTCTCCGCCCTCTATGTGAGCGTGACCGATAAAGAACAGATGAATACGGTGCGCGACCTCATAACCACCGCTCTCCTCGAAAAACACCGGGTGGACGAAGCTGATTTTTCCATCATTTCACAAGAGGATATCTTGGGCACACTTTCTACAGTAGTAAATACTTTTACATTATTCTTAGCTTCTATAGCGGGAATTTCACTCGTAGTGGGAGGAATCGGAATTATGAACATGATGCTTACCACCGTCACTGAAAGGACGAAAGAGATAGGACTTCGCAAAGCGATCGGAGCGAAAAGAAGCGACATTAACACCCAGTTTCTTGTTGAAGCAATCGCACTTACTTTCATCGGAGGATTTATTGGGATTGTTCTGGGATGGTCAATCGCTTCTCTCGTGACCTATTTCGGCATCGTACAAACGCAAGTTTCGCTTTCTTCCGTGCTTCTGGCCTTTGGAGTTTCAACCGCAATCGGAATTATTTTCGGATATTATCCGGCCCGTCGCGCGGCAAAGCTAAATCCAATAGAGGCTTTGCGGTATGAATAA